One genomic segment of Vibrio penaeicida includes these proteins:
- a CDS encoding YgaP family membrane protein: MTVENGVRILAGSMVLISLVLTQFAHPYFVGLTIFVGINLIQSAFTHFCPAALLLKKLGFK; encoded by the coding sequence ATGACTGTAGAAAATGGTGTTCGAATACTGGCTGGAAGTATGGTGTTAATCTCGCTTGTTTTAACTCAGTTTGCTCACCCATACTTCGTAGGGTTAACCATATTTGTTGGGATTAATTTGATCCAAAGTGCATTTACTCACTTCTGTCCTGCTGCTCTATTGTTGAAGAAACTTGGATTTAAATAA